A genomic stretch from Scheffersomyces stipitis CBS 6054 chromosome 6, complete sequence includes:
- the SHE3 gene encoding mother-specific HO expression, with protein sequence MEDNTASNKPTSRVIDSLHSQIDDLKTELETVKISHDDYKKKYVLVSQKNDSFVDQLANAKHENDMINALLKRKERRIADLEDQYNELSSSNESLQLNNKNMKIRCENLQQSSASSTAEYERLKIAYDALIASQVEYKRHYQKELNTLASKLEAYKTENKQRFQDLSSKLSSNDKDIDTLLDSMTNKRKALDNLYVNKNKTILELLTSLAKAAKIHGLDTKSTLEENTVAISSLLEKYPDLQEKILTHEKVEVDLDELISESNETLSNCSFESEATLVNSPELSDSASQSKNADHLKQDVKASSLSRSNTLQAKKRKNKRNSVRIDSKSGPDFSSITTPTTGQFALPKKPTFTSNNDNRGFSSRSPSDSSRNITPPHQDYEINPKFQNQNVHLNNDTNNKGGNYNNNNNNRSKRKSLYGGQYNSKRNSQIIDPNALNISMTT encoded by the exons ATGGAAGATAACACCGCGTCCAACAAGCCCACCTCGAGAGTAATAGACTCGTTGCACTCACAAATCGACGACTTGAAGACCGAGTTGGAGACTGTCAAAATATCCCACGAcgactacaagaagaagtatgTTTTAGTCTCTCAGAAGAATGACTCGTTTGTCGATCAATTGGCCAACGCCAAACATGAAAATGATATGATAAACGCTttattgaagagaaaggaaagaagaatagcCGATTTGGAAGACCAATATAACGAGTTGTCTTCGAGCAACGAATCGTTACAGTTGAACAACAAAAACATGAAAATCAGATGTGAAAACTTGCAACAGTCATCGGCGTCGTCTACGGCAGAATACGAACGTTTGAAGATTGCCTACGACGCCTTGATTGCATCTCAGGTAGAATACAAGAGACATTAccagaaggagttgaaTACACTTGCCTCAAAGCTTGAGGCCTACAAAACAGAAAACAAACAGAGATTTCAAGActtgtcttccaagttgtcgAGTAATGACAAGGATATCGACACCTTGTTGGATAGTATGACCAATAAGAGAAAGGCCTTGGACAATCTCTAcgtcaacaagaacaaaaccATCTTGGAATTATTGACGTCGTTGGCTAAGGCTGCTAAGATACATGGTTTGGATACCAAATCTACTCTCGAAGAGAACACCGTAGCCATACTGTCGTTATTGGAGAAATACCCCGATTTacaagaaaagattttGACTCACGAAAAAGTAGAAGTCGATTTGGATGAGCTAATAAGTGAGTCTAATGAAACGTTGTCCAACTGCTCCTTTGAATCGGAAGCTACGTTAGTTAATTCTCCGGAATTATCTGATTCTGCATCTCAGAGCAAGAATGCTGACCATCTCAAACAGGACGTAAAAGCTTCGTCGCTTTCCAGAAGTAACACTCTACAAGCCAAGAAACGTAAGAATAAGAGAAATTCAGTCAGAATCGATTCCAAGAGTGGCCCAGATTTCTCTAGTATtacaacaccaacaactgGTCAGTTTGCATTGCCTAAAAAGCCTACTTTCACGAGCAACAACGATAATAGAGGCTTCTCCAGCAGATCTCCTCTGGATTCGTCCAGAAATATCACACCTCCGCATCAAGATTATGAAATCAACCCCAAATTCCAAAACCAGAATGTGCATCTCAA CAATGACACTAACAACAAGGGCGGAAactacaataataacaataataacagatcaaaaagaaaatccTTGTATGGTGGACAATATAATTCAAAGAGAAATTCCCAAATCATAGATCCTAATGCATTGAATATTTCGATGACTACCTAG
- the CAF4 gene encoding G-protein beta subunit-like protein containing WD repeats gives MDNTTPQQIFSLRSHENSISNIEEVFLWNKHCLISSDTKGWIIIWNINAKRPIRKWQAHDETILTLTLISTNTLLTHGRDASLKIWDISVEHAESSPPELFFLPINTLNFCNVQYFNDFLITPASVDSNNFDIYKITNPEYEFKRVLANFSPFDLYSKNKTEINSPNEQGRNDFGIIMKLVYVEHSNQLFLGFESGQIIGLNINLNPDATLVDKTTEAYSKKTPSKYGGLSSLIDKTSSRTLINKEPRVNLIYSDSSHIPNPITSLVHLKDNILISGSTNKQVIVHHYQMHSIDSSDAHLDVKKVAHSGIQSIVADEKTDTIFIGHWNGVIEGVDYKSNKKKLDSQFELKRDLPHLITTSTNSSGGDTNTIAKEAVKLTSLALSIERENTQVTTTKKKSYKDLVKARSAYIGNDNRLLFAGYEDGAVVAYRL, from the coding sequence ATGGATAACACAACGCCACAACAGATATTCTCCCTTCGTAGCCATGAGAATTCCATATCGAATATCGAAGAGGTATTCTTGTGGAACAAACATTGCTTAATCTCGTCAGACACAAAGGGCTGGATCATTATATGGAATATCAATGCTAAAAGACCAATCCGAAAATGGCAGGCTCATGATGAAACGATATTAACTCTTACTCTCATATCTACGAATACTTTGCTCACTCATGGTCGTGAtgcttctttgaaaatATGGGATATTTCTGTAGAGCATGCAGAAAGTAGTCCTCCAGAGCTATTTTTTTTGCCAATAAATACTTTGAACTTCTGTAACGTTcaatacttcaacgatTTCTTGATAACACCAGCATCAGTGGATTCGAATAACTTCGATATATACAAGATAACCAATCCTGAGTACGAGTTCAAGAGAGTTCTAGCAAACTTCAGTCCATTCGATCTATACTCCAAGAATAAAACTGAGATCAATAGCCCTAATGAACAGGGAAGAAACGACTTTGGAATCATCATGAAGTTGGTCTATGTCGAACACTCAAATCAATTATTCCTAGGATTTGAATCTGGCCAGATTATTGGATTgaacatcaacttgaatCCAGACGCAACGTTGGTAGATAAAACAACTGAAGCTTATTCAAAAAAGACACCTTCAAAATATGGAGGATTATCAAGCTTGATAGATAAAACCAGCAGTCGAACTTTGATAAACAAAGAACCACGAGTAAATCTAATATATTCAGACTCTTCACACATTCCAAACCCAATAACTTCATTAGTACACCTCAAGGATAATATTTTGATATCTGGATCTACAAACAAGCAGGTAATTGTGCACCACTACCAGATGCACTCAATCGATTCCTCTGATGCACATTTAGACGTTAAGAAAGTGGCTCATTCGGGGATTCAATCGATTGTAGCCGATGAAAAGACTGATACAATTTTCATTGGCCACTGGAACGGAGTGATTGAAGGTGTAGACTACAAaagcaacaagaaaaaattGGACTctcaatttgaattgaagagGGATTTACCTCATCTCATTACAACGAGCACCAACTCATCTGGTGGAGATACTAATACCATTGCGAAAGAAGCAGTGAAGTTAACATCTTTGGCTCTACTGATAGAGAGAGAAAACACGCAAGTTACCAccaccaagaagaagagctaCAAAGATCTAGTTAAAGCTAGAAGCGCGTACATTGGTAATGACAATAGACTTCTTTTTGCTGGTTATGAGGATGGGGCCGTAGTGGCATATAGATTATAG